AAACAGCATACCTTCCACGCCAATTGTTACCGCTTTCTTGGAAACTCATTGAACAATACTACGCCAAACGACTTTGTGCAGGTATTTCTCATTTAAATCGACTTATTGAATTGAACGTTAATGCAATGGAGAACTGATATGACGACCGACAAAACTGAACTTGAAACCAACGAAACGAAGAAATCGACTTTTTTGACCGATGAATCCTTTGATTTATTACGAGATGCTCAAAAACAGCTTCAAGACAAGACTGGATTTTCGCCGACATTAAAAATTCTGATTAATGACGTAGTGAATTCTGAATCAGTGAATAGAGCGATTGAACGATTTCAGCAAAAACTGACTTCGATTGAGTAAGAACAGGGCTTTGCCCCACCCGGCTTCATTTATAACGAGTGAAGATATCTTTAAAACACGAAAACTTAACTAAACGAGAGGAGAAATGACAAAACAAGACGAGAAAGACGACATTGTGATCACCGACCTAGTGTTATCGGTAGCGCCTGTGGAGTAGCTCCCAAGCGCAAACGACCTTGGCAACGTTAGTTGCAGTGTCGTGTCCTTACCTTAAGGCACACACAGTCGTATCAACACTAAACAATTAAGGTTCAGAGCTTCCATATCAGGGCTAACCGAGAAATTTAGGTCAAATGAATCAATGTATTCTTGTTGAAGATTGTTGTTAAAACTCTGGAGAAACTAAGTTGAGTAGAAAACATCGATTACAGCAAAACTGCCAAGCGGTTTTTGCAAAAGCGAATTACGGGAGTCACGCCACTCGCCGCGAGCATTATCGTCTCATTCAAACCATATGTGATGATCTTGCCGAACTAAAGCAACTGCCCCACTCTTTCAGGCAATTAACGCCGGATAATATCGGTAGCCTTGTCACACTTTGGCAAAAGAGAGGGTTAACTAAAGCCACTATTGGTAATAAACTGGCCGCTCTGCGGAAATTTAACCAGCTCGCGAAGTTAAAAATCGACATTCCAAGCAATAGACTACTTGGAAGCGTTAAGCCTGCGTCATTTTCGCCTAATGGTACCATACCAGAAAATATTAGCGCAAAGGTTCACCACCCTATTACTCTTTCTGTTGTCAATTTACAGCAGTTATTTGGACTCACAAGACTGGAAGCCATTCGTTTACGAGTAGCACCAGCACAAAATGAGACAAATCTAATCATTTACCGCCAAATTGCGCATAATCGACAAGATAGAGCCATCCCCATTACTACGGAGTCTCAAAGGAAGTGCTTGCTTGACAGAGTACAGTTAGAAAAAGCCAGCAAGTTGTTACAACAAAACCATGACGTTGTAGTTGGAAAGTTGATTGAAGCTGAGCTTATTGAGGCTAACCTAGAGCCAGCCATTGAAATCAGGATGCTTTATGCCCGAAATCGCCTAAATGTGTTACGTGGAACATTGGAGCTTCGCACTGCCTTGCTCACTTTATGCTCTGAAATGGGATTTAGTACGCCAAAAAAAATTAAGCAGTGGCTTTTATGAGTAAATCCAAGCAAAAATCTATTAATTTTTCGATTTATGAATTCATGAAAGGCCATAAAGGCAAAATGTCTCATGCAACTTACGCCGATCGTACCAACAGATTAGTGGCAACGTGCAGAGATCTCCACAAGCTAGGCTACGAGCCAACCCATATTGGAAGAATCAAACCCAAACATGTAGAGGTACTAGTAAAATACTGGCAAAGTAATGGAGCTTCTGTTGGCACAATAAAAAACAGGATGTCAGATCTGCGTTTTGTGTGTCGAGAATTTAATCGAGCAAACGTTGTAAAAGACAACGACGAATACCAAATAGGAAAGCGATCATATGTCCCAAGCAAAAATAAAGCCCTTCACGCCCCTAATTTTGAAAAGGTAGATGATGACTACATCCGGTGCTCTATCGAGCTACAGAGGGCATTTGGGCTTCGTAGAGAGGAATGTTTAAAGATTATTCCAAGCCAAGCAGATGAAGGCACGTTGCTTCGCCTTCAGGCGAGCTGGACTAAAGGAGGAATAACTCGCGCGATACCTATCACGAACAGCGAACAGAGATACTGGCTCGATAAAGCTAAGGAACTGGTTGGAAATCGCTGTTCTATGATCCCAGAAGGAAAAAGTTATATTCAGCAAAGACAACTTTATGACCGAGTTGTCTCATCCACGGGGCATAATAATTTGCATGGTTTACGTCATGCTTATGCTCAAAAGAGATACCGAGAGATCACTGGATGGCCCTCCCCAATTGATGGCGGCAAGACCAGAACCCAATTATCAAAACAGCAGAGAGAAATTGATTTACACGCAAGAAAAATCGTTTCATTTGAACTTGGTCATTCTCGAATTGCTATAGCAAAAAATTATTTAGGATAAATTATATAAATTTACTTGTTGGGTTTGTGTGATTGTGGTCAATCCGGAGGATTGTCCACAGTAAACACAAACTAACTATAGGTATATTTTATAGGTAATATAGGTAATATAGGGAGGTCTGAGAAATACATTATAATCAAATACTTAACCCATACCCGGTCGACCAAAAGTACGCAAAGGGTCGACTAAAGG
The Legionellales bacterium genome window above contains:
- a CDS encoding integrase domain-containing protein, which translates into the protein MSKSKQKSINFSIYEFMKGHKGKMSHATYADRTNRLVATCRDLHKLGYEPTHIGRIKPKHVEVLVKYWQSNGASVGTIKNRMSDLRFVCREFNRANVVKDNDEYQIGKRSYVPSKNKALHAPNFEKVDDDYIRCSIELQRAFGLRREECLKIIPSQADEGTLLRLQASWTKGGITRAIPITNSEQRYWLDKAKELVGNRCSMIPEGKSYIQQRQLYDRVVSSTGHNNLHGLRHAYAQKRYREITGWPSPIDGGKTRTQLSKQQREIDLHARKIVSFELGHSRIAIAKNYLG